TACGGCCAGGGGCAGCCCGTGCACGATCCGCTTGCCGCCATCGCCGCCGCGTATGAGGCGGGCGAAACGGACGAGTTCGTGGAGCCGCGCATCATGGTGGACGACGACGGCCAGCCGCTGGGCCTGCTGAAGGAGGGCGACGGCGTCATCTTCTTCAACTTCCGCTCGGACCGCGCGCGGCAGCTTTCCCGCGCGCTGGCGGACGAGGCGTTCAACGGCTTCGACCGCGGGCCGGAGCGCCCGCGCGTGCACGTGGCCACCATGACGCAGTACGACGAGTCGTTCCCCCTCCCCACGGCCTTTCCGCCGCAGGAGCTGAACGACAAGCTGAGCGACGTGCTGGAAGCGCACGGCCTGGCCAGCTTTCGCACGGCGGAAACGGAGAAGTATCCGCACGTCACCTTCTTCTTCAACGGCGGGGTGGAAGAGCCGCCGCGGGGCGAGGACCGGCGCATGGTGCCGTCGCCCAAGGTGCCCACGTACGATCTGCAGCCGGAGATGAGCGAGCCCGACGTGGCCCGCGGGCTGGTGGAGGCGATCCGCGCGCAGACGTACGACGTGCTGGTGTGCAACTTCGCCAATCCCGACATGGTGGGGCACACGGGGGTGATGGAAGCCGCCGTGCGCGCGGTGGAGGCGGTAGACGAAGGGCTGGGGCAGGTGGTGCAGGCGTGCGCCGAGACGGGAACGACGCTGATCGTCACGGCGGACCACGGCAACTGCGAGCAGATGTGGGATCCCACCACCAACGGCCCGCACACCGCGCACACCACCAACCCGGTGGGCATCGTGCTGGTGGAGCCCGACGGCCGCCGCACCGCCGCCTCCCTGGCCGACGGCGCGCTGTGCGACGTGGCGCCCACGATCCTGGGCCTGATCGGCGTCCCGCAGCCGGCGGCGATGACGGGGCGGGATCTTAGGCGAGAAAGTGCGAAGGGAAGTGCGTGAGTGCTGGGTGCGTTAGTGCGTGAGTGCGAACAGAAGGGGGAAGTGCTCAGGGCCCGGTGCTCGGTACCAACTACTCAGCGATCAGTGGGGATGTTGAGGTGTGGGGGGCGGAGTTCGCGGGCGGCCCCCACCCGGGCTCGTACTACTCGCCCACCCTCCCCCAAAAAAGACTGGGGGAGGGTTGTTGGGACGGACAGTTCGATGCGAGGCGGAGTACGGCGCAGCGCGGAATATCTGGAGCGAATAATCCGCCGATCCAAGAGCGGTAAGCACCGGCCAGACACGCTGACGCGCGTCGTTCGGCGCTTTAACAGCAATCCGGGATCGCCGGCACCGACGAGGGTGCAGTCCGCGCAGGCGGACTTCGTGTCTTTCGAGGCGCGGTTTCAACCGCCGGACCAGCGCCGGCCGCGCGCATCCCGTCCTCCGCCGCGCCGGAGCTGGGGTGTGCTCCCTCTCCCACATCTGTTCGTGGGAGAGGGTCGTCGTGCGCAGCACGCGGGGTGAGGGCCCCAGCCCGCCTCCGCACGATCCTCCGGCCCATCCACCCAGGCCACCCGTCCCATCCCCGAACGTCTCATCACGACCAAAAGGAAACGCCCGCCCCGGCATGCCGGGGCGGGCGTCTGGTTCTTTCCAGGGAAAGAACGTCAGTCAGCGGCTTCGAGTTCCACAACCGACTCGATCGCGAACGGCGTCACCGACACCGTCTTGCGCTTCTTGTCCTTGCGGCCGAACAGCACCTGTCCGTCAACCAGCGCGAACAGCGTGTCGTCGCTGCCGATGCCGACGTTGTCGCCGGGATGGAAGCGCGTGCCGCGCTGGCGGATCAGGATGTTCCCGGCCAGCACCTTTTCACCGCCGTACTTCTTGACGCCGAGCCGCTGCGCGTTCGAATCGCGCCCGTTGCGGGTCGAGCCGCCGCCCTTTTTATGTGCCATGGCTGCCCCCCTTAGCCGAGGTTGATCTCGTTGACGCGCACCTCAGTGAACTTCTGACGGTGGCCCTGCTTGCGACGGTAGTTCTTGCGACGCTTGTGCTTGAAGATGATGATCTTCTCGCCCTTGCCGTGGCGCACCACTTCGGCCGTCACCGACGCACCGCTCACCGCGGGCGCGCCGATCTTGACCGAGTCGCCGTCGGCGCCCAGAAGGACATCTTCAAAGCGGAGCGTCTCGCCCGGTTCGTTGCCGATGGACGGAATGCGGAGCGTCTTGCCCGGCTCGGCCCGGAACTGCTTGCCGCCGGTGCGGATGATGGCGTACATGGTGATCGAACCCCGTTTCACGGAAACCCGTGTGTTTTCCAAAAAGAACACAAGACGAGCAATATCGCCCGGAACGCCCGCCGTGTCAAGTGAAGGGCCCTCCGCGAACGGAGGGCCGCCTGCTCAGTACCCCGGTACCGCCACCGGCCGCAGCACCACGCCCGTTCCCGCCAGCGGAATCGTTCCCGCCTGGGGAGTGCCGGGGCGCAGCCAGCGCAGCTGGTTGTCGGTTCCCGTTCCCGTGTACGCCAGGTACACGATGCGCCCGTCCGGCGTCCACGTTCCCGCCCCGTCGGTCATGGTGCGGGTGGTGAGCCGCGCCACCGAACCCGACGACAGGTTGCGCACGTACAGCTCGGTGTCGCCCGTGACGTTGGACGAGTACGACAGCATGGTCCCCTCGGGGCTGAACGACGGCGTGATCTCGGCCGAGTTCGGGTTGCCCGTCAGCAGCGTGGGCGTGCTCCCCACGATCAGGTTGTAGATGTCGGCCGTGCCGCCGCCGGTGCTTACGTACGCCAGCCGGTTGTTGTCCGTGTTGGGGAACCACGCCGGGCCCGCGTCGGGCGAGGCTTCCAGCCCGAAGCCCACCGGGGTGGCGCGCGCCGCGCCCGTGCCGTTGGCGTTGGCGATCCAGATCTTGGCCGAGCCGGTCGGGTCCGCCGAGTACGCCAGCCGGGTGCCGTCCCGCGACAGCGCCGCGTCCGTTTCCGTCACCGACGGGGTGTTGGTCAGCCGCGTCTCGGTGCCGCCCAGCAGGGGCACCGAGTACAGCTCCGCGTTGCCGTTTCGGTAGCTTGTGAACACCACCAGCCCGCCGCCCACCGCCGCGTCCAGGTCCTCGCCCGTGTTGGTGGTCAGGCGCGTGAGGTCATTGCCGTCCAGCGCCACGCGGTACACGTCGCGGTTGCCCGCCACCAGCCGGTCGAACACCACCACCGGGAGCAGTTCGGTCTGCAGGTACACCTTGAAGGTGAACGCCTGCACGCCGCCGTTGAGCGTGAATTTCCACTGCTTGGCGGACGACGTCTGGTTCAGCGCCAGCACTTCCGGATAGTGATAGTAGGGCTGCTCCAGCCCCGATACCGGCATCGTTCCGTCCGGGTTGGCCACGTCCACCGAGCCCGTGCCCGTCGCCGTGGGGCCCGCGAAGAAGAAGACCCGGATCCCCGTCGTCGCCGTGCCGTCCGCCGTGCCCATGCGAAAGGGCATGAGGTTGGTGATGGTGGTGTTGAAGCTGGCCGTGTTCCCGGCGATGGTCAGGTTGCTGGCCGTCAGCCGCACCTTCTGGTTCTGCCCGCCGATGATGGCCTGCGCCGAGCCGCTGACCGGCGACACCGCGTCGCAGGTTACGCCGGAGGTGGCCACCTGCACGGTGCACGTCATGGCGGCCAGCGCCTCGTCGGGAACCGGAAACGTCGGCTTGGGCTTCGATTCCACCTCGGTGGGGCCGTCACCGCAGGCGGCGAGCGCCAAGAGACCCGCAATCGCGCCGCAGCGGCGCGCCCATGTCATGGTTGCCACGGAAATCCTGGTATCGGAAGGGAAAGCGGACCGGAACGCCGCGAACGGAAGGTGGGACGCCGCGCCCGGCGGGGCGCGACTCCGCAATCTACAACAGAACTCTCCACAGCGGAATCCCCCGCAACGGTGCAGCCTGTTGCGGGGGAACGACTTAGCCGCTTGGGAGCGGACGCCTAGCCCAGGTTGTAGCGGGCCGACACGTCCTGCTGGGTGGCGGTGGCCACCAGGCGCATTTCGTCGGGCTGCAGCAGCGGGTCGTCGCGCAGGGCCAGCGTCAGCTTGAGCGACTTTTCCAGCCCGCGCAGCAGCTGCGGCTCCTGCTCCAGCACGAACAGCGCAACCTCAGGGTGCACGCGCACCATCAGCTGGCGCTCCTTGCCGTCCACCGCGGCGCGGCGCATGGCGCGCTCGATCCTGCGGACGACGGTTTCCGGGGTGAAGATGCGCCCCGTTCCCTCGCAGGTGGGGCACGGCGCCGTCTGCGTGGCGTACAGCGACGGCCGCACCCGCTGCCGCGTCATTTCGATGAGGCCCAGCTCGCTCACCTGGAACGCCTTGGTGCGCGCGCGGTCCCGCGCCAGGTGCTGCCGAAGCTCCTGCAGCACCTTGTCGCGGTTGGCCTTGGTCTCCATGTCGATGAAGTCGCAGACGATGATGCCGCCCACGTCCCGCAGCCGCAGCTGCCGCGCGATCTCGCGCGCGGCGTCCACGTTGGTCTTCAGGATCGTCTTTTCGGGATCCTTTTTACCGGTGTACCGCCCGGTGTTCACGTCGATGCTGACCAGCGCCTCGGTCTGCTCCACGATGATGTAGCCGCCGCTGGCCAGGTTCACCCGCCGGTGAAAGGCGTCGCGGATTTCCCGTTCCAGGTCGTACGCGTCAAACAGCGGCTTGGAGTCGGTGTACAGGTGCACCCGCTCCACCAGCGTGGGGTCCACCTGCCCCAGGTAGGCCACCACCTCGTCGAAGACGTTCTTGGCGTCGACGGTGAGGGAGTCCACCTTCTGGCTGAACAGGTCGCGGATGATGCCCGCGGTCAGCTTGGCCTCGCGGTGCACCGGGGTGGGCGCGCGCGTCTTCTTGGCCTTCTTCTGCATCTGCGCCCACAGCGACATCAAGGCGCGCAGTTCGCGCTCGAACGTTTCGCGCGTCAGTTCCTCGCCCACCGTGCGGACGATGAGCCCGCCGGAGTTTTCGGGAAGGATTTCGCGGGCCAGGGCGCGCAGGCGGGCGCGCTCTTCGCGGTCGTCGATCTTGCGCGACACGCCCACGTGCGACGAGCCGGGCATGTAGACGAGAAAGCGGCCGGGGAGCGAAATGTGGGCGGTGACGCGCGGGCCCTTGGTGCTGATGGGCTCCTTGCTCACCTGCACCAGCAGTTCCTGCCCCTTCTTGAGAATGTCCTGAATGGGCGGATACTTGCGCGAGCGGCGGCCGCCCTCGTCGTCGGACGAGGCCGCCGCGGGCGCGGCGGCGGCGTCTTCGCCCTCATCTTCCTCGCCGTCCTCCAGCGCGACGTCGCTGACGTGCAGAAACGCCGCCTTGTCGGTGCCGATGTCGACGAACGCCGCCTGAATTCCGGGAAGTACGGCTTCCACCCGCCCCTTGTACACATCGCCCACCATGCGGGCGGCGTCCGGCCGGTCTACCATCAACTCGACCAGGACGTCGTCCTCCAGGATGGCGACCCGCGTTTCGCGGGCCGTCGTGTTCATCAGGATCTCGCGCTTCACGCGCACCCCCGCGTGCGGGGGCGCCGGGCGAGAACCCGGGCCAGGGGCGGCCGGACGCGGAGGGCGCGCGTGCGCCCCCGGGTGGGCCTGTGGATGTGCATCGGTCCTCTGCAGGGGGCCGCGCCGCGCACGGGGCGCGGCGGCCCATCGGTCAGTGGGAGAGCTCGCGAAGGAGGCTGCGCGCGATCACCATCCGCTGGATCTCGCTGGTCCCCTCCCCGATCTCGCAGATCTTGGCGTCGCGCATCATGCGCTCCACCGGATATTCCTTGGTGTAGCCGTATCCGCCGTGAATCTGAACGGCCTTGGTGGTGGTCCGCATGGCCACTTCCGAGGCGAACAGCTTGGCCATGCTGGCCTCGCGCGAGTACGGTTTTCCTTCTTCCTTGAGCCACGCCGCGTGATACACCAGGTGCTTGGCGGCTTCGATCTCGGTGGCCATGTCGGCCAGCATGAACTGGATGCCCTGGAATTCGGCGATGGCCTTGCCGAACTGGCGGCGCTCCGCGGCGTACTTCAGGGCCTGCTCGTAGGCGCCTTCCGCGATCCCCAGCGAAAGCGCGCCGATGCCGATGCGGCCCGCGTCCAGCGTCTTCATGAAGTTGATGAAGCCCATCCCCACCTCGCCCAGGACGTTCTCGTCCGGAACAAAGGCGTCCTCAAAGACGAGTTCGCGCGTGTCGCTGGCGCGCCATCCCATCTTGTCTTCCTTCTTGCCCGCGCGCACGCCGTCGATGAACGGCAGGTCGTCGGCATGGCCCATTCCCACTTCGCGGGCGCGGTCCAGGTCCGTCGTGGGCTTGGTGACGATGAAGCTGGTGATCCCCTTGGGGCCCTTCTCCCGGTCCGTCACCGCCGTCGCGACGAAGATCTCGCCCACGCCGGCGTGGGTGATGAAGATCTTGCTGCCGTTGAGCACCCATCCGCCGTCCGCCTTGACGGCCGTGGTCTGCGTGCCGCCCGCGTCGCTCCCCGCGCCCGGCTCAGTCAGTCCGAAGCCGCCCAGCACCCGGCCCGAGGCCAGGTACGGAACGAAGCGCTCGATCTGCTCCGGCGTGCCGAAATTGACGATGGGCGAAGTGCCCAGCGTGGTGTGCGCGCTGATGGTGATGGAGTGCGACGCATCGACCTTGGCCAGCTCGTGGATGGCGATCATGTACGCGATGCCGTCCATTCCCGCGCCGCCCAGCTCCTCGTTCCAGGGCACGCCCAGCAGCCCCAGCTCGGCCATCTTGGCGACGTTCTCCCACGGGAACTCCGACGTCTGGTCCAGGTGTCCCGCCACCGGGGCGATCTCGTTCTGGGCGAATTCGCGCACCATGTCGCGGATGGCCAGGTGGTTCTCGTCGAAGTACCGTTCCATGATTCGGACTCTGCCCGCGGCGCCGGGTGAATGCTGATGGGCGGGGCGCCGGATGCGGCGCCGCCTGCCAAACCCGGCAAATCTACGGGTCTCGCGGGGATTGGGAAAGAGAGTGAGCCCCGGCGTACCTCAGGCCGCGTCAACTTCGTTCAGGTCCCGTCGCGGACATTCCCTGCGATCCGGGCCGCGGATCGCGCCGGTCCTTGCGCCCGCCGGTCCATCCCGCCGGTCCGCCGCGCGCTCCACAACGGACGCGATCAGGCGGTTCCGCCCGAGAGCTTCATCCCGAACCCGAACCAAACCGCGCCGTCCGTCCCGCCGGCTCTTCGCAGCGGCAGATCCTTGAACCGCGAGGAGGGGCAGACGATGATCCGCTCGCCCGGGCCTCGTGTGACGTTTGGCGTCCAGCGCGCCGGAACATTGGCCAGGCCGTGGCCGGGAACGCGCGCCCGGCTCTCCGCCCCAGTCCGCGCAGGCGGACTTCGTGCTTTTCCAGCGGCGAATTCATTCGCTCCTGGACGGCGGACGCGCCGGGGTTCGTTGCCCTACACGCCCTCCCTCCCGCGGCCCTGCATCCAGCGCCTCCTGCTCACGATCGGAGGGACGGACGCCCATCCACCCGATCGCGATCAGTCAACCGCGCCGGCTACTCCGCCTGCGCCCGCAGGATCTCCAGAAACGCCTCGCCGTACTTGTCCATCTTGGCCGGACCCACGCCGGGCACGCCCAGCATCTCGGACGAGGTGCGCGGATGGCGCTTGGCGATTTCCACCAGCGTGCGGTCCGCGAACACGCAGTACGCGGGAAGCTCCGCCTCCTTGGCCAGCCGCGTGCGCAGCTCGCGAAGCTGGTTGTACACCTGCCGCTGCGCCGGCGTGGGCGGCGCGGCCCCCTCCGTGGAGGGCGGCTCGCCCTTGGCGCGGCGGGCGGCCTTGGGCGCGGCCGCGGGCTCGCGGTACATGTCCAGCGCCTGCGCCACCGCGCGCAGGATGGCGCCGCCGTGCCGGTCCGCCAGCGCGCGCCCTACCCCGTCCACGGACAGCAGCGCTTCCGGCGTGCGGGGCCGCTCCTCCGTCAGCCGGTCCAGCACCGCGTCGTCCATGATCATCCCCTCGGGAATGCCTTCCCGCGAACCCAGCTCGCGGCGCAGTGAGCGGAGCGCCTCCGTCACCCGCACCGCGCGGCTCAGCTTGCCCTTGCCCGGCAGCTCCGACTCCCCCGCGACGGCGGAACCGGCCGGGCTGGAGCCCAGGCAGTTGTCGCAGGCGCCGCACCGGTTCATGGCCGCGGGGTCGCCGAAGTAGCGGAGCACGAAGCCGCGCCTGCACCCGTCGGTGTAGGCATAGTTCTGCATCTGCTTCAGCTTGCCCAGGTCGTTGCGCTTGCGCATCTCCAGCCCGCGCCAGTCGATGGCGAGGCGGTTCACGGGCGTGGTGCGGTCCAGCACCCAGGTGCCCTCGCCGCTGAGCGCCTGCCACTCCACCATCCCCAGGTCCTGCAGCGCGTCCAGCAGCGGCACCGCGCGTCCCCGCCCGCCCGCGGCCCCGTCCAGCGAGCGCCAGTCCAGCTCCACGCCGCGGTAGATGGCCTCGCCGCGCGCCGCGCGCCACAGCCCGCGAAGAAACTGAAGCTCCTCCGGCGCGTCCTGAAGCTCGCGCGAAATGCGCTCCGGCCGGGCCAGCAGGCGCACGCGCACGGGCTGCGGCCCGCCGCCGTACGTCTGCCGGATCAGGCCGAACTGCTCCAGCACGCGCGCGGCGGAGGCCGCCTGCCGGTCGTCGTCGATCCCGGGGACGGTGCGGCCCAGGTCCGCGATGGGCAGGCTGTACAGCCCCTCGGAATCGGACCGCTCGCGCAGTGCCTTCATCGCCGATTCCACCGTGGAGCGGGGCGGGTGCGCGGAGTTGATGAAGTACTCGTGCGTGAACTTGTCCTTGAAGGCGTGCAGCAGGACGCAGTCGCTTTCCCCGCCGTCGCGGCCGGCGCGCCCCGCCTCCTGGTAGTACGCCTCCAGGTTGCCCGGCAGGTTGTAGTGCACGACGATGCGCACGTCGGGCTTGTCGATCCCCATTCCGAACGCGTTGGTCGCCACCACCACGCGCGTCGTGCCCTTCATGAACTCGTCCTGAATCCGCTTGCGGTCGCGGTCCGGAAGGCCGGCGTGGTAGCCCACCGTGGGCGTACCCACCCCGTTGAGCAGCGCCGTCAGCGCATCCACCGCCTTGCGGGTGGAGGCGTAGATGATGGCCGAACCCTCGCGCCCCTTGAGCAGGCGGAGGACGAGGCGGTCCTTCTCGGAGTCGTTCTTGGCCTGCAGCACGTGCCAGTGCAGGTTGCGGCGGTCAAAGCCGGTCACCAGCACGGCCGGGTCCGCCAGCCGCAGCTGCCGGACGATGTCGTCGCGCACCTCGGGCGTGGCGGTGGCCGTCAGCGCGGCGACGGGCGGGCCGCCCAGCAGTTCGCGCACCTGCCCCAGCCGCAGGTACGACGGACGGAAGTCGTGCCCCCACTCGGACACGCAGTGCGCCTCGTCCACCGCCAGAAGGGAAACGGGAAGCCGCTGCAGCCGTCGCCGGAAGCCCTCGGCGTCAAAGCGCTCCGGCGCCACGTACAGCAGCTTGATCTCGCCCCGCTCGGCGGCGTCCATCCGCGCCGCCATCTCGCCCGCGCCCAGCGTGGAGTTCACGAACGTGGCGGGAACCCCGGCCGCCTCCAGCCCGTCCACCTGGTCCTTCATCAGCGAGATCAGCGGGGACACCACCAGGGTCACCCCCGGCAGAATCATAGCTGGGACCTGAAAGCAGATCGACTTCCCTCCCCCGGTGGGCATCACCGTGAGGGAATCTCCGCCACCCAAAATATTACGAACCGCCTGGTCCTGCCCGGGGCGGAAATCGTCGTAACCCCAATACTGGCGCAAGACTTCTCTCGCGCCAGACAGGCCATCTCCGTCCAACATTTCAGAACTTTCGGGCAGGTGACGGCACGAAGAGGCGTCAGACCCGGATGCTGGATCCGTTTCTGATGCTGACCCCCTCAAAACTGGGGATTCCTGATGCTGGCTGACGGCACCTGACGGCATTTTGACGGAACCCTCTTCCCACCTGGTGCTGAAAGCCTGACGGCAACCCTGACGGCATCGTAAGCGAGAATGCGCTCGCTAATCAGGTGGCCATAGCGCCCCTGAGCCGTGGAATCAAATCCTTACACCGTTCTCGCGCAACAGGTCGGAGGCCGAGGCAGTCTACACCCTATCCATTCGGGCAGGAGCGCAACTGCCCAGACCGGGGTGGCACGGATGCGTCAACTCATGCATTCATACAGTCCCCTCAATCCAAGCACCGGCGCTGCATACCCTCCCTGACATCACGGAGAACGGCCCCTGTAGTCCGCAGTTACGACTTCTTCCTATCGCGAATGGAGTGACAATGAGATCTCCCAAGCACGCACTCGCGGTCATCGGCATTCTGTCGGCTTCCGGATGCGATTCGCTGCCCACACGGTCGGACTCCACAGCATCTGTGGAAACTGAACTGCCCGTTTTCGCCAACGCTGGAGAGTCGTCGATCTGCACCAATCGAGCAGTCCCGTCGGGGTATGTGGTGATCTCCGCGACCCTTTCACCCTCCTGTCCGGGATACTCAAGCTACGGAAGCGTGGCAGGGCAGATCAACTCAGTCACTGTCCGCAAGCCGACATCGGGGCTGACGATCTGCGCCGGGTGGCCAACCCCCGGTGGAGACGTAGACCAGTTCCCGCCGCTCGGCTACGTAGTAGTCGCCTCGACGAGCACGGCCGCCTGTCCAGACCGTAACAGCTACGCGCGCGCGAATGGCTATACGAACGCGCTCACCATCCAAACTCTCGCTTCGCCAATCACCATCTGCGGGGCGTGGCCTATCGCTCGCGGCATCGCGGAACCCCAGCGCGCGATCCCTGTGGGGTATGTCGTTGTCAGCATGTCGCACTCCAAATCCTGCTACAACTACAGGTCAGGAGGTGGGGACTTCAACGCGCTGACTCTTCGTACGCCCTCATCTCCGATGACCATCTGCGCCGGGTGGCCTATCGTTCTTGGTTACGCTGAGCAGCGAATCCCATCCGGATACGTTGTGACGGGGATAGCGACCACAGTGGCATGCCCGAACTACTATCCCGGCGGTGGCAAGGCCAACGCCCTGGAAATCCGGACGCTCACGTCTCCCATCACGATCTGCGGAACGTGGCCTATTCCAACTGGCGTTGCGGAACCTCAACGCGCGATTCCCGAGGGGTATGTCGTTGTCAGCACATCAAGCATCAAGTCCTGCTACAACTATCGGCCTGGAAGTGGCGACTTTAATGCGCTGACCCTTCGCACGCCCTCATCTCCGATGACCATCTGCTCCGGATGGCCTATCGTGCTCGGCTACGCGGAGCAGCGAATCCCACCCGGATACGTTGTGACGGGGATGACGACCACAGTAGCATGCCCGAACTACTATCCCGGCGGCGGCAATCCCAACGCGTTTGTGATCCGTACGCCCACGTCCCCCATGACCATCTGCAAGGGATGGCCGTTCCTGTTAGGATACGCTTACCAAGCGATTCCCAGCGGATACGTGCTCGCCAGTAGAACCAACTCGACTGCGTGTCCCGGCTACGACCCGTTCCATGGCGAGCTCAACGCGATGAACATCCGCCGGAAGTAAGAACTAGATGA
This Longimicrobium terrae DNA region includes the following protein-coding sequences:
- the rplU gene encoding 50S ribosomal protein L21, with the protein product MYAIIRTGGKQFRAEPGKTLRIPSIGNEPGETLRFEDVLLGADGDSVKIGAPAVSGASVTAEVVRHGKGEKIIIFKHKRRKNYRRKQGHRQKFTEVRVNEINLG
- a CDS encoding acyl-CoA dehydrogenase, with the translated sequence MERYFDENHLAIRDMVREFAQNEIAPVAGHLDQTSEFPWENVAKMAELGLLGVPWNEELGGAGMDGIAYMIAIHELAKVDASHSITISAHTTLGTSPIVNFGTPEQIERFVPYLASGRVLGGFGLTEPGAGSDAGGTQTTAVKADGGWVLNGSKIFITHAGVGEIFVATAVTDREKGPKGITSFIVTKPTTDLDRAREVGMGHADDLPFIDGVRAGKKEDKMGWRASDTRELVFEDAFVPDENVLGEVGMGFINFMKTLDAGRIGIGALSLGIAEGAYEQALKYAAERRQFGKAIAEFQGIQFMLADMATEIEAAKHLVYHAAWLKEEGKPYSREASMAKLFASEVAMRTTTKAVQIHGGYGYTKEYPVERMMRDAKICEIGEGTSEIQRMVIARSLLRELSH
- the gpmI gene encoding 2,3-bisphosphoglycerate-independent phosphoglycerate mutase, with amino-acid sequence MPDTAPRPRVCLVILDGWGLREPAADNAVTVAHAPTWRSLWEGGTHPRARLITHGPAVGLPEGQMGNSEVGHLNLGAGRVVMQSLQRITSSIQSGEFASNPVFAELLAGVRERNGTLHLMGLIGPGGVHAVDTHLLALVDLAQQHQIPRCRLHVFLDGRDTPPSSARDYLTELFGRAGGGDTVRIATLMGRYWAMDRDRRWERTEKAYRAIVYGQGQPVHDPLAAIAAAYEAGETDEFVEPRIMVDDDGQPLGLLKEGDGVIFFNFRSDRARQLSRALADEAFNGFDRGPERPRVHVATMTQYDESFPLPTAFPPQELNDKLSDVLEAHGLASFRTAETEKYPHVTFFFNGGVEEPPRGEDRRMVPSPKVPTYDLQPEMSEPDVARGLVEAIRAQTYDVLVCNFANPDMVGHTGVMEAAVRAVEAVDEGLGQVVQACAETGTTLIVTADHGNCEQMWDPTTNGPHTAHTTNPVGIVLVEPDGRRTAASLADGALCDVAPTILGLIGVPQPAAMTGRDLRRESAKGSA
- a CDS encoding TolB family protein, whose translation is MATMTWARRCGAIAGLLALAACGDGPTEVESKPKPTFPVPDEALAAMTCTVQVATSGVTCDAVSPVSGSAQAIIGGQNQKVRLTASNLTIAGNTASFNTTITNLMPFRMGTADGTATTGIRVFFFAGPTATGTGSVDVANPDGTMPVSGLEQPYYHYPEVLALNQTSSAKQWKFTLNGGVQAFTFKVYLQTELLPVVVFDRLVAGNRDVYRVALDGNDLTRLTTNTGEDLDAAVGGGLVVFTSYRNGNAELYSVPLLGGTETRLTNTPSVTETDAALSRDGTRLAYSADPTGSAKIWIANANGTGAARATPVGFGLEASPDAGPAWFPNTDNNRLAYVSTGGGTADIYNLIVGSTPTLLTGNPNSAEITPSFSPEGTMLSYSSNVTGDTELYVRNLSSGSVARLTTRTMTDGAGTWTPDGRIVYLAYTGTGTDNQLRWLRPGTPQAGTIPLAGTGVVLRPVAVPGY
- a CDS encoding Rne/Rng family ribonuclease; the protein is MNTTARETRVAILEDDVLVELMVDRPDAARMVGDVYKGRVEAVLPGIQAAFVDIGTDKAAFLHVSDVALEDGEEDEGEDAAAAPAAASSDDEGGRRSRKYPPIQDILKKGQELLVQVSKEPISTKGPRVTAHISLPGRFLVYMPGSSHVGVSRKIDDREERARLRALAREILPENSGGLIVRTVGEELTRETFERELRALMSLWAQMQKKAKKTRAPTPVHREAKLTAGIIRDLFSQKVDSLTVDAKNVFDEVVAYLGQVDPTLVERVHLYTDSKPLFDAYDLEREIRDAFHRRVNLASGGYIIVEQTEALVSIDVNTGRYTGKKDPEKTILKTNVDAAREIARQLRLRDVGGIIVCDFIDMETKANRDKVLQELRQHLARDRARTKAFQVSELGLIEMTRQRVRPSLYATQTAPCPTCEGTGRIFTPETVVRRIERAMRRAAVDGKERQLMVRVHPEVALFVLEQEPQLLRGLEKSLKLTLALRDDPLLQPDEMRLVATATQQDVSARYNLG
- the rpmA gene encoding 50S ribosomal protein L27; its protein translation is MAHKKGGGSTRNGRDSNAQRLGVKKYGGEKVLAGNILIRQRGTRFHPGDNVGIGSDDTLFALVDGQVLFGRKDKKRKTVSVTPFAIESVVELEAAD
- a CDS encoding RecQ family ATP-dependent DNA helicase; the encoded protein is MPSGAVSQHQESPVLRGSASETDPASGSDASSCRHLPESSEMLDGDGLSGAREVLRQYWGYDDFRPGQDQAVRNILGGGDSLTVMPTGGGKSICFQVPAMILPGVTLVVSPLISLMKDQVDGLEAAGVPATFVNSTLGAGEMAARMDAAERGEIKLLYVAPERFDAEGFRRRLQRLPVSLLAVDEAHCVSEWGHDFRPSYLRLGQVRELLGGPPVAALTATATPEVRDDIVRQLRLADPAVLVTGFDRRNLHWHVLQAKNDSEKDRLVLRLLKGREGSAIIYASTRKAVDALTALLNGVGTPTVGYHAGLPDRDRKRIQDEFMKGTTRVVVATNAFGMGIDKPDVRIVVHYNLPGNLEAYYQEAGRAGRDGGESDCVLLHAFKDKFTHEYFINSAHPPRSTVESAMKALRERSDSEGLYSLPIADLGRTVPGIDDDRQAASAARVLEQFGLIRQTYGGGPQPVRVRLLARPERISRELQDAPEELQFLRGLWRAARGEAIYRGVELDWRSLDGAAGGRGRAVPLLDALQDLGMVEWQALSGEGTWVLDRTTPVNRLAIDWRGLEMRKRNDLGKLKQMQNYAYTDGCRRGFVLRYFGDPAAMNRCGACDNCLGSSPAGSAVAGESELPGKGKLSRAVRVTEALRSLRRELGSREGIPEGMIMDDAVLDRLTEERPRTPEALLSVDGVGRALADRHGGAILRAVAQALDMYREPAAAPKAARRAKGEPPSTEGAAPPTPAQRQVYNQLRELRTRLAKEAELPAYCVFADRTLVEIAKRHPRTSSEMLGVPGVGPAKMDKYGEAFLEILRAQAE